In one Juglans regia cultivar Chandler chromosome 11, Walnut 2.0, whole genome shotgun sequence genomic region, the following are encoded:
- the LOC118349844 gene encoding transcription factor DIVARICATA-like, whose product MDRLLARFSNSRPPCIPSALPYLSQPIPGQLEHDTDHDYHQWSFEENKIFEKALVEFDFPSPDLFEKIATRIPRKTLPQIKQHFEALLKDIQMIESGLVPVPDYDGDTDNTTTSDNISAPTIDNKFQHAKRKKGKPWSEREHELFLQGLEKFGKGDWRSISRHCVVTKNPTQVASHAQKYFLRLQNSAAQQNVGSTTR is encoded by the exons ATGGATCGATTACTAGCGCGTTTTTCTAACTCTCGGCCTCCTTGCATCCCTTCAGCACTGCCATACTTGTCTCAACCAATACCCGGCCAGTTAGAACATGATACCGATCATGATTATCATCAGTGGTCATTCGAGGAGAACAAAATCTTTGAAAAGGCATTAGTAGAGTTTGATTTTCCTTCTCCAGACCTTTTTGAAAAGATTGCAACAAGGATCCCCAGAAAAACTTTACCGCAAATCAAGCAGCACTTCGAAGCGTTGCTAAAAGATATTCAGATGATTGAGTCTGGTCTCGTCCCAGTACCTGACTATGACGGTGACACTGACAACACTACGACGTCTGACAACATATCAGCTCCCACCATCGATAATAAATTCCAGCATGCAAAACGAAAAAAGGGGAAGCCGTGGTCTGAGAGGGAACATGA GTTGTTCCTCCAAGGTTTGGAGAAGTTTGGCAAGGGAGATTGGAGGAGCATTTCAAGGCATTGTGTGGTGACAAAGAACCCGACCCAAGTTGCAAGTCATGCCCAGAAATACTTTCTCCGCCTTCAGAACTCAGCTGCCCAACAAAATGTAGGATCCACCACGAGATAG